The stretch of DNA TACTATGAGTGGGTTCCTGTCGAGCCGAAGATACCCGAATGGAAGGTTTACTTTGACGGCAATTTTTGGGGGCATCATGGCCGTGAAAGAGCCGGCAAGGAAATTTCTCTCGATAAGCGGTTTGTCTGGAACGATGAAGTCTGGTATATTCCGGCGATTTACATCTGCGGTAAAGGCTTGGTCGTGGACTTTTGCGTACAGGTTCCAACTGAGCACATTCGTTCCTTTATGGACAAGTGGAATCTCTCTATTGAGAAAGATGGAGCCGACTTTACCGATGAACAGCAGATGCAGTTTGATGCAGAAAATCCGCTGGCCATTAATATAAATGCTGAGGTTATGTTGAATGGAACTGTCCTTTCAGTCTCTCATGGCTGCGGCGTGTCATGGAATCCCTGCTTCCCAGAGGGCAACGGCCTTGAGGCCAAGAGCGCGACCCAGCATTATGGCCTTGATCCTGCCTATGGCTGGGCAATCTGGCGTGCTGCTTTTCCTTGGACGAAGAAACGCAAACCGCCGCTCACGATGCTCAGCGTAACACTGATGCAGGAGCCTGTCGCTATGTCGGGACCGCATTTCCATGTATCAGCGCCTGGTGAGTGCATCGCGTTTACACACCCGACCACCGGCGCACGGCATACGCTAACCTTGCAGGAATATGAGCGGCAGGAAATGTCCCGTGAGCATTTTGTCAGCCAAAATCAAGAGTTCCCGACGCACTATACTGTGATGCGCTATACGCTCTCGCCGGATCTGCCCGATAGTGCATTCACTGTCACTGATTGCGTTCGTTCCGACCAACCCCGCCAGAAGCGCACTTATCCCTATGAGCCGCAGGCATCTGGCAGCGTTTACATCGGCATCATTGGCGGTGCAGATGGTCCGACTGCCATCATTTCTGGCGGCAGCGGCCAAGGCCGGCTCCATGTAGCCTGCTCCGCACTGCACTTCGAGCCGGTGGACGAAGTGGAGTGGCGCCTGGTGTTTTATGAAAAAAGACGCCAAGATGTCACGGTGGAGCTGATATAAACCTGATTACTAAGAGTTTATGAGCATAATGTGCAAATCGGCCAATTAAACATTATCCATATCACGCACAGTTGAGTAAGAAACCTTAGATAATAAAAACAGTGTCATGGGTATTATTGATACCTTCGAAGCAGCACATGATTACCAAGTTGTCAACAACCCCGCATCCTGATATATACGGAAGTATAAGGAGGAAATCCCGGGAATATTAGATGATAGATGTAATAGGGGGGGGGATTTTATGGCGGATACTTCAAATTTAATTAAAGTAACAAAGTATATTCTTAAGGTATTGGAAGGTGAATTTAAAACAAGTTTTAGCAATAAAAAGATAAGAGTGGGTTCGCAAGGTGTAGAAAAGAAATTTTCTGGAGTATCTGATGATTCAAAAATAATTGTTCATATCTGCCATCATAGTGGCAGAACTAAAAGTGGAAACATACCAGTTGGAAAACTAAATGGATTGTATTCTAAGTGCTATATAATGGAGAAGGCAAATGCTGATAGAAAGTATATATACTTTACAAATAGAGAGTTTTACGAGATATTTAGAAGAAATAGTATTGGAATTGTTGATGGAATCGAACTGCGGTACTTTGATAATTTACCCATTGAATATCAAGAGGTATTAAATCAAGTTATTGAAGATGCAAGTGATGAAATGTTTGTAGGATAGGATACCTAATGAGATTGGCAAAGTTTTTAATCGGTTTTATCGAGGGGCAGCACAGAAGGTGGTGGGGGCAGAAGGCTCTGGAATAGGCTTATACTTGAGTAGAAAAATTCTCGAAGAACAGGGCGGAGCCATTATTGCCAGCTCTTCCGGAGAAGGACAGGGAAGCCAGTTTACCATATTGTTAACCTTATAAGGAGCATTCTTGTAATACTTAAAAAGGGACTTTGAAAAAAGAGACGCCAGTCTTTACAATCGGAATGCGTTGGCTGGGATGGGCAGGTGGGCAGTTTGCGCATTGGTAAAATAGAACACAGTATGGAGGGCTGCGCCTGCCCCATGGGCTCAATAACGAGGTCATTACTTAATGAGCTTCAAATAAATGAAAATGAGTGGATCATAGTGGATACCGAGGCGGGGGTTGAACATTTTGCCCGTGGCATACTGGAAGGCGCGGACATAGTGCTGATGGTGGCGGATCCCTCCTACGAATCGGTTTTGCTGGCAGAAAAGGCCAGAGGATTGGCAGAAGAGGCTCATAAAGAGTTTTTTGTTATTTTCAACCAGGCCAACCTTGCCGGAAACCAGTTAGATATCAATATGTTACGGAGCATGTTGAAGAAATAATTAAAAACATGTCGAAATTGCATGGACTGACTGATTTAAAAAAGGGGTGGGCGAAATGATTCTTGCGCCACGAAAAAGAGAACATATTATACCTATGCCGGTGGTACTGATATCGACGATGAGCGGGGGCGGAGTGAAAAATGCGGCTCCCTGGTCAAACATTACTCCCATACTGAGGCCTTCCGACGATATTGTTCTTGGTTCCTGGATAAAGCGTGACACTTTGATCGACATCCGCACAACAAAGGAGTTCGTAATTAATGTGCCGGCTGCCGGCATGGCTGAGCCGGTTAATGATTTGCTCTAAAAATTATCCCCCGGAGGTTGATGAATTTGAAAAGGCCGGGCTTCGCGCCCGTCCGTCCAGGAAGATCAAACCTCCGGGCATAGAAGGTTGTCTGGCCTGGGCGGAATGTATTTTAACGGAGGAAATCAGAAGAGAAAATAGAGTTGTTAGCCCGTATGTCAAGCAAAGCGAAAAATATTTTTATATTTTTTATCAATGTCTGTTATCATGCAGGTCTCTTTCCAAAATGTTTTCGGCACGGGCTTGACATACGCAAGAGAGCAGATTATCAGGCAAGAAAGTAATATGTTTTTGGAAAAAACTTTTGGCGGAAATATACCTGAATTATGTGCAACATTTCTAAAGGACAGAAAAATTACAAGAGAAGAAGCGGAAAAGCTCAAGAAGATGATAGAGGAGGCTTCAGAAAAAATATGATGAATTTTTTTGATATCCTGTTAAAAATGAGTCTTCAAGCCTCCCTACTCATATGTGTAATTATGGTTCTTCGGACATTTATTGCGAAGCTGCCGAAAGTATATACCTGTATGCTTTGGGTATTGGTGCTGATACGGCTACTGTGTCCGATTTTTATCGAGAGCGGCTTCAGTTTGGTGCCGCAGATGGACGGCGAAGCAAATACAGTATTCTCTGACCAAAGCAGGCTTTTACCGGCAGAACCGGCTCAGGAAAGCTTTGCTGACAATGCTTCAACCAATGGTGGGGAGCCGGTCGGGCCAGCTCCTGCTAACAGTACACCTATCTACAATAATGAGACAGTTAATACAGCTTTCGACAATTCCATTGGGACGGACTGGTCTGTGGGAGATATTCTTTTCATACTATGGATGATTGGTATAGTGCTTATGGTCGTCCTACATATAACCCAATATGTAAGAATGAAGAAAATGCTTCGAACGGCAGTTCATACTGAAGAGGGTGTATGGGAATGCGATAGAATACACTCCCCCTTTGTCATGGGCTGTATTAAGCCGCGCATCTATCTCCCCTTCGGTATAACGGGAGTAGAGAGAGCGTATATAGTCAGCCATGAGCGCAGTCATATTCATCATTTTGATCCGCAGCTTTGTATACTGGAAATAGCTGCGCTATGTCTGCACTGGTGGAATCCCTTCGTATGGCTGGCAGTTTACAGAATGAATCAGGACAGGGAAATGCTCTGCGATGAAGCTGTCTTAAAGCATGCCGATATAAATACCAGAAAAGAATATTCCGCTACTCTGCTTCAATTTGCAATGAAGCAAAGCAAACTGGCAGTTATCGTATCCTTTGGTGAAACTAATACGGAAAGCAGTATTAAGCATATTCTGAAATTTCGCAGGCCTACGGCAATGATAAGCGCATTCTTAATCCTTATCGTTGGGATATGTGCATTCTGCTTTCTCACAGTTCCGGGAATAGAGGCGACTCCAGTTATGGATTCTAAGGTAAATGGGACGGATATTACCCCTGAGGTGAGTCTGGAGCAGTCGGATACCGGTCTACTGGGAGATAAGGAATATGCGGATCTGATTATGAAATATCTGGAGGAGGATAATAACGCAGGTTTTGCATCATTAATAAAGTATCCCATAAAATTATATGTCGGTGACCAACAGAAGGTTATATATAATGAAGAAGAGTTCCTGACAGCATATGATCAAATCATACAGGAGGATTTCAAGGCTTCGGTATTAGCCACTGATACCGACAATCTGCCCACGAACATGTATGGTGTGAGGATGGGCAACGGCGAGCTGTGGTTTGAGAAGTTTGATTCCACCGGATATCAGATTTATGCCATCAATAATTCAAGTGTGGTATCCTACCCGCAGGAGGATATATTTATCACAGGCTGGAACAATAAAACCATGAATTTGGATATGAGCATGCAGGAAAAGGATACCTGGTATTCTAAAATAATCAAGGATATTCCTCACGCAGAGGAAAGCTATGAAATCCGGGGAGTATATTATGAGGATATGGATAAGAACGGTTCCCTGGACCTCCTGCTCCTGCTAAAGCTGCGTGACGGAGCTATTACGCCGGAGTCCTATCCCGGTACGTATCTGTGCATCTATATGAATGATGACCCCGTATATTTAAAAGAGTACAAGGAAAGCTTATACCTTGCATTTCGCCACGTACTTTATGGGGATGTTGATAGGGACGGCTGTACAGAAATCATTTACAGCATCGATACCGGAGGCAACGGAGGCAACGGTTCCGCAGAAAAATCAATCCTGAAATATAAGGAGCATACCTTAATGCAGATGAGCCTTCCGGGGGATGATTTGGAGGAACTTGAGGAAGATGTTGATGAGGGCTATGAGGTAAAGGTACTGTACGGAAAGGGAGAGAACGAATATAAGGCAGTATGTGACAGCCTGGGACGGACAGTTGAATTTCATGGAAAAAATGCCGTGGATGCTAACGGTAACAAAAGCGTTCAAAACATCAGGGAAAATGAATTAGCCGGTGGAAATTGCCGTGGCTATACGGAATTTTCTATCATAAGCAAAAGCGGACAAGAATATCTGCAAGCGAAGGAATATCTGCACGGGGAAGGAGGTATCAACCATTGTGTGGGCTGGGCCTCATTTCTGATGGATTGGGACGAGAATGGAAATCCCTCTGTTCTGAAATTTGACGTGGAGGAACTGTAAGATCATAGCTGTATTTGCTGAACACATGTGATAGTACTCAACTAAAGCATGTACAAGATAATAAATGGAAATCTAGCTATTACACGTTCATACCTCGTCCTTTGATAAGTGGTACATTTTATGAAATGGATGAAGAATTGGCTGCTATGTTGGCATCTACTCATAAATTGCTGGGGGTGCTGGAAGGCATGGCAATGTATGTGCCAAATAAAGATGCTATACAAGAATTAATGCTCTTAAAAGAAAGCTATTATTCCAGATTAATAGATTATCCCAGCTCCTCTTTTTATGAAATATTGGCAGACAGAACATCAGTTAGAGCCGACATAGACAGTGTTACTTCTATTGCATTAGCTTATAAGCACTCATTTGGAAAAACGCTTACAAACCATATGCTATCAAATATATGCAGCATTGCTCTATATGGAGTCGAAGCCGAAGCCGAAATTGAAACTCGGGAAAAACAAACGTTTTTATCCAATGTCGTTACAAATTTGAAGCATTATAATCCTACTGCTCCAGATCATATTCTGTCCGCCATTGCTGATATATCCACGTTCCTGCATATCAATGAATCCACAAATATTGTGATAAAGGCTGCTCTGGCTCATTATCAGTAAGCGTAAAATAAGCCCCACCTTGTAAACAGGGTAGGGCACGACTTAAACTATTTATTGTTTACTCGACAAGTCGAAGGCAAAGCAACCGACCAGGGAAGTAGCTCATCTAGAGCATTTCGGTTTTCGATATCTATATTGGGAAGCCTTTCAAAAAATATTGCAGATAGCTAAACGGATTCAAGCCATTTTTTCCATACGGTTGTCTTGTCGCAACTGCCATACATGAAAAACACATACATAAGGACTACATAGGCCTTGACGCCTGTGCCGCAAATCTTATGCGTCCTGCCATGTATGATGCATATCATCATATTACCGTTATGGGCAAAGAAAATCTCCCCTGTAGCTACAAATACGATATAACAGGCGGGCTATGCGAAAACAATGATAAATTTGCCATCGACCGTATGCTCCCCAAAATTGACATTGGAGATTTGCTCGTCATACATGACACCGGTGCCCATGGATTTGCAATGGGCTACAACTATAATGGAAAGCTCCGCTCAGCAGAGGTTTTGCTTAAAGAGGATGGTAGCACCGAACTTATTCGTCGGGCAGAAACACCTGCGGATTACTTTTCGACCCTTAACTTTACCAAATATATGAAAAAGACCTTGTTCTAATTCATAATTTTGTAGAAGTTCAATTAAGGATTTACCCTTTAACCCGTTACAGTGAACCGTATCATAAGTAATGGTAATAACATAAATGATTACGGTTCAAAATAGATGATGAATAACCCCATCTGGTCACTTATCGCCATGAACAATACTCCTGTCAGTTGTTGTTCTTTAGCGCAAACTTTCTCCAATTATTCCGATTCCCCATGATCTCCCTGTGCAGATAATTGCGCGTATTAATTCCATGTTCTTGCCGGCTAACCTTTCAAAATTGCCATAAACCTGTCAATACCTGTATAAACCTTAATGAATCCGCTGAGGAATTGTTGAATCGAGGTGTGGGGCAACGCATTACGCTGGAGGAAGGGCAAGAGATTTTAACCATTGCGGACAGGGAAGGGTTAATTCATTTAACCATTTCATCTCCCGGTCAACTGGAATACGCTTTGTGCTCCTGTTGCAGTTGCTGCTGTCACGATCTGCAGGCCTTATTAAAATACGGACGTAATGGTCCTTTCTGTCTAAATTTGTTAAAACTGTGATATAATGAACTCGGTAATATAAAAAGGGGGAATGTACTTGGAGCAATATAACCGGGTTATCGGACTTTGGCAATCTTACAAGATTACGTCCGCGGTCGATCTGGACAAATACCTTGACAGCTTCCGTATCCTGTTTGCGTTCCATTCCGGGAAGATAGAGAATGAGGAAATCACCTATCATGATACAAGGGAAATCTTTGAAAACGGTAAGGTGGTGAGCTATACCGGAAGTCCCCGTGCCTTGTTTGAACAGCAAAATCAAAAGCTTTGCTATGAGTTTTTAAAAGAAAAAATCATAAAAAGGGAGCCTATGAGTGTAGAGCTGGTCAAGGAAATTCACAGAATTCTCACTGGCGGGACATACGATGAGCGCAGGTATATCGTAAATGAGGAACGACCGGGCGAGTTTAAAAAGCATGATTATGTGACCGGTGTCCATGAGGTCGGCTCCGCTGCGGAAAATGTGGAAAGCGAATTGACGGAGCTGATTGCTGAAGTAAATGAATATGGGGGCAAGGACGTTTTGAAAGCTTCTACCTATCTTCACGCGAGATTTGAGTATATCCATCCCTTTGCAGACGGTAACGGACGTGTTGGCAGGACACTCATGAATTACTATCTCATGATACATAATCACCCGCCCCTCATCGTCTATGACGAGGATAAGCGGATGTACTTTGAGTGCCTGCAAAAGTATGATGAGGCTGAGGAATTAAATCCCCTGTATGAATTTCTTAAGTATGAAACGGAAAAGACATGGGAAAAAGCACTGGCTCTTGCCAATGGTATGAAATCGGAACGCAAAGGCCTGTCGGATTTTATCCAGGGAGGGAATCTTGATAGATGAAAAAGCTGGTGCTCTATATTATGCTGACAAAACACCGGAGATGAAGCTTTATCAATTTCCTTTTAAAGTATCACAGACTAACGGATCAGGAAACAAATGAAATAGTATATCAATTTGTTTTAACCTGATTACTCCCGGCAATTTGTAACTAAATTGAATTTCTACTGTAACGCCTCTGACATCAATATCGCTGGTGTCGACATTTGTTCCATAGGCAATAGACCCTGCAGTAGTAAGAATTAATATATTCGTTCCAAGGTGCGGGTCTGTTCTTAGAAAATCATATTCGCTTGAAGTTAGCTTATCTTTTATATACTGAATATCCATGGTGAATACTCCTTTATAGCTACTATTCCCAGACTTCTTTAAGTGTTTCGCGGAACAGAGTATTTAAAGCCTCGTAATCCGATGTTTTCTCTTTTCTAGCTGTTTTAAGATATTGCTTATAATAGTCTATCTTACTCCCAAGAGAATCAATGATCTCCTGGCTTTTGGCTTCAATATCAATTTCCAAACCGGCAGTCTTTTTTCTCAAGTTTGCAGGCTGAAATAGAGCGGCACAAAAAGCTCGGCCGGCCAGTCAGTTGCCATGGCCCATTCTCGGCAAAAATCATTTGCGGCGAATGTGGTGGCTTTTACGGCTCCAAGGTCTGGGGCTCCAACACTAAATACCGCCGCACGATTTGGCGGTGCAATGAGAAGTATAAAAAAGATAAGCCCTGTCAAACGTTGCATCTTACCGAAGACGATATTAAGCATAGGTTTAAACTATTAAGCAGAAAACAGTCAGGCGGTGATAGAATTGGCAACTTTTCAAATGCTAACCGATGAAATGCTGGCCGATATCGTCAGCAATGCCAATCAACGAGTAGTATACATAGCTCCAGGTATATGGCTTTCAGTGGCCAAAGCAATATCAGTCTATCAGAAGCAGAATAGTGCGGCAGCGTTAGAAATAATTCTAGACCCAGATCCGCAAGTCTATCGGTTAGGGTATGGAGATCTGGAGGCGATCAAACACCTTGATACTGAAGGCATTTACCTTCGAAAATGCCCCGGTATACGAGTTGGTCTGCTCATTGCGGATGAGGAAGCCTGGTTTTTCACCCCAACTCCTAGGCTTGTTGAGGAAGAACCAACTAGTAATAGCACCTTTGCTCCCAATTCAGTTGCTATCAGCCTTGAACAGGCTAATCAATTGCTAAGTGCTATTGCACCGCAGTTAGTACTTGGTGAAATGCTGGAACAAAATACTGTAGCGAATAAACCGCCTGTCGTTGGTGTACCCAAACCTGAAATAGCCCATGAGACCTTTAGTATTAAAGATATGGAGGAGATAGAGTCTGATCTTAAAAAGTGTCCCCCTCAGCAATTCGATTTAGCTAGACAAGTAAATGTGTATTCAAGCTATATTCAGTTCGTCGAACTCAGTTTGGAAGGGACTCACTTAACTAGGCATACGATTTCAATACCTCAAGAATTGCTGAACTTGGCGTCTGACGAAAAAGATAAAGATCGCTTGAAAGCTTCCTATCAACTTATAAGATCTGGCAGTGATCTTTCAGGAAAAGCTATGCATGAAAAGGTAAAAGCGTTACGGGACAAATATCTGAAATCGCTTGGAAGCCGTTATGGTACGGTGATGTTAAAACAACATAAAAATGACTTTATCAAAGATTTGGAGCAGTTGCAGACAGAACTGGATAGTTTCAAACAAAGTGTTCAATCAAAACTGGAAGAGGAATTCGAAGCATGCAAGAAGAATCTCAAAGGCATTCTGGGACCAGCAATAAAGAAGAACCCGCCTGATGAACTCAAGTACGGCATTAATACGCCTAAACCGAACAAGTCAACGGTTGAGATGTACCTGGATACGAAACTTGAGACTATTATCCCCAAAATAGAGCATTTTGTGAAGGATATGGTCATCCGTTACCAGTTCAAGGAAGTAACATATGAAACGCTACATGAAGAAGCTTTTATTGTTAGTCTGCGCAAAGCTTTCCCTTTTGCGGGCTTACCTGATATTCCTATTAACGAATACAAAGCCGCTCCGGTAAAGAAATAGGAAATACGCTCCTGCTGAGCGTGCTGCTTGCACCACCTAAAGCACTAGGAGCGTCCCCGCAATGTATGATAGTTAAAGCATAAAACGTGACAAAAAATACGATATTTTAGGATTGTAAGGAGAAGTTTATGCTTTTATGGTCAATTCAGCCGGAAAGCCTGTATGTGAAGTTAAAAGCGGAAAAGGTTCTCTTTTGCGATCCGGCACAATCTGAACTGATTACCGAATGCGGCTTTGGTCCCGCTTATGATTGGCTTGCGGAGCAAATGGTCTTGCGTGTTGGGCAACCGCCTGCGGGCGTGAAGTATCCGTTTTGGGCGTGGCATACCGTGGAGTGGGAACATCGGAAGCCCGATCTGCGTCGCATGGAGTTTCGCAGCTATAGCGGAAATCAGGTCTGTATTGAACTTGAAGTGCCGGATAAAGACGTACTGCTCAGCAATGAGGACATGTGGCATCTTTTATTGAATGATGGCTATTATAGAGATTGTTCAAACGAACAGGAATATGAAGCCGAGGATAAATGGTACAAAAGCTTGCCGTCCGATGAGCAATTGAAGGTAAAACGAAAATCATGGGAGAAGATATTTGACGTTTCACCGCTGCGGGAGAATGAGTGGGAAAGCCACGGAAAATATGTTCAGGCAACCTTTTGGGAACTTCGGCTTGATCAAGTGATAGAAGTGCGCCATTTCAAGGGGAGGATACGCTAGAGTTGCGCGGGGGATGCCTTGAATTGGACGAACCGGTCGATATTGCTTTAAACGGCCTGTGATTGATATCTGCTTTAAGAACACAAGTCATGCCAAAATAAATATACAGCATGTCCCATAAAGTAAAGCAAATCACTCTGGTTTGCTTGTGGAATACTATCGCCGTCTTTAAAATTGCCTAAAGAAACCCCAATGGCAGTTCTTTCAGTCGGTTTATAATCATCGCCTGAGCCATCAGGATTAGGTTCAACCTCATACTGTGTTTTTCTCTAATCTAAATGATTTTCTAAATAGTCATCAAAATAGTTGGCATCTTCGAAAGTTAAATTTACGTAAGGATAATTCTCATAATCCCCAATAGCTAGAACCGAGTACTAATAGACCTCTGCAAAGGCTAACCTTGCTGAAGAGTAAATTGAAAATAGGATCACTAATACACAATGCTCACCCATTTTTTATTTAAAAATATGCATTGTAAAATATATCCTATTCTTCTAAATAAATAACAATATATGGTAAAACGTAACTTTCTCAAATATTAACCTGTCACATCTTGGGTTACTATGGTAATACATCATTCTCCCTTAAATAAACAGGACTTATGACATAATTGCAGAAATATGTAAAAGCATCATGTGCCTGGCATTCCATAATAATAAAAGAAGGGAATACACATGAGCCCAAGTAATTTTTCCTTTTTAGCACCCAGATGGCCAACTTTGGCCCAGTTGGGTGAGTTAGCTGAAAAAAACTTACATACCGACCCCAATACATCTTTAATCAAATTAAGAATGTTTGGGGAAATATTATCTAAAATTATTCTTTCCTACGAAAACCTTGAGGAACCTTATGACGGTAAACAAACCACCAGGCTTAGCTTGATTAAAAGCGACGGTGCTTTGCCCGACCGGTTAATAGATATGTTCCACTCTATACGCAAGGCCGGCAATAAAGCCACGCACGAAGCCTACGGCACGGTTCAGGAAGCCACCACCCAAATGACCTTTGCCTACCGCCTGGCCGTTTGGTTTGTGCAAACTTACGATAATTGGACCTTTAATCCGTCACCCTTTAAACAGCCTGAAAAACCGCAGGATATTCACGAACTGCAAGACCTATTGCGCCGGAAGACCGAAAATTTTGAGGCCGAACTGGCCAGGCTGCAGGAAGAGCTGGCCCAACAAAAGGCCGCGGCTGCACTTACCGAAGAAGAAAAATCAAAACGTCATGACCGGGCGCAAAAAGCAGCCGCCAAAATTAAACTTTCCGAAGCTGAAACCCGCAAGCTGATTGACCAGCAGCTGCAGGCCGCTGACTGGGAAGCCGATACCCAAAATTTACGCTGGTCAAAAGGCACGCGCCCGGAGAAAAACCGCAATCTGGCTATTGCTGAGTGGCCCACTGAGGCGGGTCCGGTGGATTATGCCCTGTTTGCCGGTTTGGAAATTATCGGGCTGGTTGAAGCCAAAAAGAAAAGCAAAGACGTAGTTGCTGACATGGAGCAAGTTAAAAACTATGCTAAGCATATTACCCAACGGGCCGATGAAATCATACTGGGCACCTGGAGGTCGTATAAAGTACCCTTTCTGTTTACCACTAACAGCCGGCCATACTTGAAACAGTTAGAAACCAAGTCCGGCGTATGGCTATTGGATGCCCGCAAAAAGACCAACCACCCCCGGCCTCTGCAGGCCTGGTACACACCGCAGGGCTTAAAGGAACTATTTAAGCAAAATATTGACCTGGCCACCGAAAAACTGCATCGGGAGCCATACGACTACCTAAACTTAAGGGATTACCAGGTGGCCGCCATCAAAGCAGTCGAAAAGGCTCTGTCCGAGGAACAGCGTAATATCCTTATTGCAATGGCCACCGGCACAGGTAAAACCCGTACCACTATCGGTTTAGTTTACCGGTTGATTAAATTGGACCGGTTTAAGCGCATTCTCTTTCTGGTGGACCGCTCCGCACTGGGGGAACAGGCTGAGGATGCCTTTAAAGAGGCCAGGCTGGAGGATTTCCATACCTTTACCCAAATCTTTGACCTAAAAGGCCTGGCTGATAAAATCCCCGAGGCTACCACCAAAGTACATATCGCCACCGTCCAAGGCATGGTCAGGCGGATTATGTTCGGTGACGACGATGCAGACACCCCCACAGTGGATAGATATGACTGTATCGTAGTAGACGAAGCCCACCGGGGCTACATCCTGGATAAAGAAATGGGTGAAGTGGAGCTGGAGTTCCGCGACCAGAAAGACTATATCAGCAAATTCCGCATGGTAC from Desulfoscipio gibsoniae DSM 7213 encodes:
- a CDS encoding putative CODH nickel-insertion accessory protein, which encodes MRIGKIEHSMEGCACPMGSITRSLLNELQINENEWIIVDTEAGVEHFARGILEGADIVLMVADPSYESVLLAEKARGLAEEAHKEFFVIFNQANLAGNQLDINMLRSMLKK
- a CDS encoding ATP-binding protein, producing MGKVFNRFYRGAAQKVVGAEGSGIGLYLSRKILEEQGGAIIASSSGEGQGSQFTILLTL
- a CDS encoding BlaI/MecI/CopY family transcriptional regulator, translated to MQVSFQNVFGTGLTYAREQIIRQESNMFLEKTFGGNIPELCATFLKDRKITREEAEKLKKMIEEASEKI
- a CDS encoding DUF3841 domain-containing protein, which codes for MLLWSIQPESLYVKLKAEKVLFCDPAQSELITECGFGPAYDWLAEQMVLRVGQPPAGVKYPFWAWHTVEWEHRKPDLRRMEFRSYSGNQVCIELEVPDKDVLLSNEDMWHLLLNDGYYRDCSNEQEYEAEDKWYKSLPSDEQLKVKRKSWEKIFDVSPLRENEWESHGKYVQATFWELRLDQVIEVRHFKGRIR
- a CDS encoding Fic family protein; this translates as MEQYNRVIGLWQSYKITSAVDLDKYLDSFRILFAFHSGKIENEEITYHDTREIFENGKVVSYTGSPRALFEQQNQKLCYEFLKEKIIKREPMSVELVKEIHRILTGGTYDERRYIVNEERPGEFKKHDYVTGVHEVGSAAENVESELTELIAEVNEYGGKDVLKASTYLHARFEYIHPFADGNGRVGRTLMNYYLMIHNHPPLIVYDEDKRMYFECLQKYDEAEELNPLYEFLKYETEKTWEKALALANGMKSERKGLSDFIQGGNLDR
- a CDS encoding M56 family metallopeptidase, which produces MMNFFDILLKMSLQASLLICVIMVLRTFIAKLPKVYTCMLWVLVLIRLLCPIFIESGFSLVPQMDGEANTVFSDQSRLLPAEPAQESFADNASTNGGEPVGPAPANSTPIYNNETVNTAFDNSIGTDWSVGDILFILWMIGIVLMVVLHITQYVRMKKMLRTAVHTEEGVWECDRIHSPFVMGCIKPRIYLPFGITGVERAYIVSHERSHIHHFDPQLCILEIAALCLHWWNPFVWLAVYRMNQDREMLCDEAVLKHADINTRKEYSATLLQFAMKQSKLAVIVSFGETNTESSIKHILKFRRPTAMISAFLILIVGICAFCFLTVPGIEATPVMDSKVNGTDITPEVSLEQSDTGLLGDKEYADLIMKYLEEDNNAGFASLIKYPIKLYVGDQQKVIYNEEEFLTAYDQIIQEDFKASVLATDTDNLPTNMYGVRMGNGELWFEKFDSTGYQIYAINNSSVVSYPQEDIFITGWNNKTMNLDMSMQEKDTWYSKIIKDIPHAEESYEIRGVYYEDMDKNGSLDLLLLLKLRDGAITPESYPGTYLCIYMNDDPVYLKEYKESLYLAFRHVLYGDVDRDGCTEIIYSIDTGGNGGNGSAEKSILKYKEHTLMQMSLPGDDLEELEEDVDEGYEVKVLYGKGENEYKAVCDSLGRTVEFHGKNAVDANGNKSVQNIRENELAGGNCRGYTEFSIISKSGQEYLQAKEYLHGEGGINHCVGWASFLMDWDENGNPSVLKFDVEEL
- a CDS encoding zinc ribbon domain-containing protein, yielding MQAEIERHKKLGRPVSCHGPFSAKIICGECGGFYGSKVWGSNTKYRRTIWRCNEKYKKDKPCQTLHLTEDDIKHRFKLLSRKQSGGDRIGNFSNANR